A genomic stretch from Microtus pennsylvanicus isolate mMicPen1 chromosome 9, mMicPen1.hap1, whole genome shotgun sequence includes:
- the Erlin2 gene encoding erlin-2 isoform X1: MAQLGAVVAVACSFFCASLFSAVHKIEEGHIGVYYRGGALLTSTSGPGFHLMLPFITSYKSVQTTLQTDEVKNVPCGTSGGVMIYFDRIEVVNFLVPNAVYDIVKNYTADYDKALIFNKIHHELNQFCSVHTLQEVYIELFDQIDENLKLALQQDLTSMAPGLVIQAVRVTKPNIPEAIRRNYELMESEKTKLLIAAQKQKVVEKEAETERKKALIEAEKVAQVAEITYGQKVMEKETEKKISEIEDAAFLAREKAKADAECYTALKIAEANKLKLTPEYLQLMKYKAIASNSKIYFGKDIPNMFMDSAGGLGKQFEGLTDKLGFSLEDEPLEETTKDN; this comes from the exons ATGGCTCAGTTGGGAGCAGTTGTGGCTGTGGCTTGCAGTTTCTTCTGCGCATCTCTCTTCTCAGCTGTGCACAAGATAGAAGAGGGACATATTGGAGTGTATTACAg AGGTGGTGCCCTGCTGACCTCCACCAGTGGCCCCGGTTTCCATCTCATGCTCCCATTCATCACATCCTATAAGTCTGTGCAG ACCACTCTCCAAACAGACGAAGTGAAGAACGTACCATGTGGGACCAG TGGTGGTGTGATGATCTACTTTGACAGAATTGAAGTGGTGAACTTCCTGGTCCCGAATGCAG tgtATGACATAGTGAAGAACTACACTGCCGACTACGACAAGGCCCTCATCTTCAACAAGATCCATCATGAGCTCAACCAGTTCTGCAGTGTGCACACGCTTCAGGAGGTCTACATCGAGCTGTTTG ATCAAATTGATGAAAACCTCAAGTTAGCTTTGCAACAGGACCTGACTTCCATGGCCCCGGGTCTTGTTATCCAG GCTGTACGAGTGACAAAGCCCAATATTCCCGAGGCAATCCGCAGGAACTATGAGTTGAT GGAAAGCGAGAAGACGAAGCTTCTCATTGCTGCCCAGAAACAGAAGGTGgtagaaaaggaggcagaaacagagaggaagaaggccctCATTG aggcagagaaagtggCTCAGGTTGCAGAAATCACCTATGGGCAGAAAGTGatggaaaaggagacagagaagaagatTTCAGAAATTGAAG ATGCTGCATTTCTGGCCCGGGAGAAGGCAAAGGCTGATGCTGAGTGTTACACTGCTCTGAAAATAGCAGAAGCAAATAAG CTCAAGCTGACTCCAGAGTATCTGCAGCTGATGAAGTACAAAGCCATTGCGTCCAACAGCAAGATTTACTTTGGCAAAGACATCCCCAACATGTTTATGGACTCCGCAGGTGGTCTGGGCAAGCAGTTTGAGGGGCTGACTGACAAGCTGGGTTTCAGCTTAGAAGATGAGCCCCTAGAGGAAACCACAAAGgataattga
- the Erlin2 gene encoding erlin-2 isoform X2, producing the protein MIYFDRIEVVNFLVPNAVYDIVKNYTADYDKALIFNKIHHELNQFCSVHTLQEVYIELFDQIDENLKLALQQDLTSMAPGLVIQAVRVTKPNIPEAIRRNYELMESEKTKLLIAAQKQKVVEKEAETERKKALIEAEKVAQVAEITYGQKVMEKETEKKISEIEDAAFLAREKAKADAECYTALKIAEANKLKLTPEYLQLMKYKAIASNSKIYFGKDIPNMFMDSAGGLGKQFEGLTDKLGFSLEDEPLEETTKDN; encoded by the exons ATGATCTACTTTGACAGAATTGAAGTGGTGAACTTCCTGGTCCCGAATGCAG tgtATGACATAGTGAAGAACTACACTGCCGACTACGACAAGGCCCTCATCTTCAACAAGATCCATCATGAGCTCAACCAGTTCTGCAGTGTGCACACGCTTCAGGAGGTCTACATCGAGCTGTTTG ATCAAATTGATGAAAACCTCAAGTTAGCTTTGCAACAGGACCTGACTTCCATGGCCCCGGGTCTTGTTATCCAG GCTGTACGAGTGACAAAGCCCAATATTCCCGAGGCAATCCGCAGGAACTATGAGTTGAT GGAAAGCGAGAAGACGAAGCTTCTCATTGCTGCCCAGAAACAGAAGGTGgtagaaaaggaggcagaaacagagaggaagaaggccctCATTG aggcagagaaagtggCTCAGGTTGCAGAAATCACCTATGGGCAGAAAGTGatggaaaaggagacagagaagaagatTTCAGAAATTGAAG ATGCTGCATTTCTGGCCCGGGAGAAGGCAAAGGCTGATGCTGAGTGTTACACTGCTCTGAAAATAGCAGAAGCAAATAAG CTCAAGCTGACTCCAGAGTATCTGCAGCTGATGAAGTACAAAGCCATTGCGTCCAACAGCAAGATTTACTTTGGCAAAGACATCCCCAACATGTTTATGGACTCCGCAGGTGGTCTGGGCAAGCAGTTTGAGGGGCTGACTGACAAGCTGGGTTTCAGCTTAGAAGATGAGCCCCTAGAGGAAACCACAAAGgataattga
- the Erlin2 gene encoding erlin-2 isoform X3, with product MAPGLVIQAVRVTKPNIPEAIRRNYELMESEKTKLLIAAQKQKVVEKEAETERKKALIEAEKVAQVAEITYGQKVMEKETEKKISEIEDAAFLAREKAKADAECYTALKIAEANKLKLTPEYLQLMKYKAIASNSKIYFGKDIPNMFMDSAGGLGKQFEGLTDKLGFSLEDEPLEETTKDN from the exons ATGGCCCCGGGTCTTGTTATCCAG GCTGTACGAGTGACAAAGCCCAATATTCCCGAGGCAATCCGCAGGAACTATGAGTTGAT GGAAAGCGAGAAGACGAAGCTTCTCATTGCTGCCCAGAAACAGAAGGTGgtagaaaaggaggcagaaacagagaggaagaaggccctCATTG aggcagagaaagtggCTCAGGTTGCAGAAATCACCTATGGGCAGAAAGTGatggaaaaggagacagagaagaagatTTCAGAAATTGAAG ATGCTGCATTTCTGGCCCGGGAGAAGGCAAAGGCTGATGCTGAGTGTTACACTGCTCTGAAAATAGCAGAAGCAAATAAG CTCAAGCTGACTCCAGAGTATCTGCAGCTGATGAAGTACAAAGCCATTGCGTCCAACAGCAAGATTTACTTTGGCAAAGACATCCCCAACATGTTTATGGACTCCGCAGGTGGTCTGGGCAAGCAGTTTGAGGGGCTGACTGACAAGCTGGGTTTCAGCTTAGAAGATGAGCCCCTAGAGGAAACCACAAAGgataattga